The bacterium DNA window GGAAAAATATTTAATCTCCCTTCCAAAACAAGAAGAGAAAGAATAGACTTTCTTATAGATTTGTTGGGAATAAAAGCATATCAAAGGCGTGCAGTAGGAGAATATTCAAAAGGAATGGCAAGAAGAATTGGGCTTGCTCAAGCTCTCATAAACGATCCCGACCTGTTGATTCTTGATGAACCCACAAGCGGAATGGATCCCATAGGTATAAAAGAAATAAAAGATCTATTCTTGGGACTTAAATCAAAAGGGAAAACAATGCTTATCTCAACGCATCTTTTGTCGGATATAGAAAATATATGCGATCGCGTGGGAATACTCTATCAAGGCGAATTTATAGCAATAGACAAGGTCGACAAATTATTATTGCCGTACCAAAACGAAAGTCATCGTCTGGAAAAGTTCTTCTTAGACAAAGTATATGCAGCAAGAAAGGAAAGAGAAAAGAAGAAAATAGCAGCGGTTTTAAAAGAAAAAGAAGGAAAATCCTCCACAAAGAAACCTGATGAGGTAGACAAAGAACTTCTTCAGAATCTACTGCATAAGGAACAATAAAAGTTCTAGTATTAAAGAATAATTAAAAACTTTCGATAAATTTGATGTTTGATGTTAGGATAAAGAAGTATGAATAAAAGGATTATAGCAGTAGCCCATAATGCTTTCCGATATTATTTGTTTACCCCTACCTCTCTCGCTATTATAATTATGCTTTTGTTAGTCCCATTTTTATGTTCAAATCTATTGGGAGACGGGACTGCGGAAGGGAAGTTTAAGGTTTTTGTAACTTATTCGTTTATCATCAGCTCTATCATCTTTACTGTGGTAAATATTTCTTTTTCTTGCTCTTCAATTAGCGGCGAATGGAAAAAGAAAACGCTTCTGACATTAGATGTCAAGCCCATTAGACGCTGGGAAATAATTTTAGGCAAATGGTTTGGGATGTTAGCAATAAATATAGTTCTTGTCGCATGTTTTTTATTGTCAATGACTTTTTCTTCCATGCTTGTTTCTCATAATCTGACAAAAAGTTTTCCGGGACACAAAAACATATTTATGACAGAAACGGAATTATTTCCAGCACAAGCTGATGAATTATCTCAAGGTAAATTTTTAATGTCCTTTTTGCAAATGAGACAGAATAATAGGAAAGAAATTTATCCTGTTCTTGCAAAAGGAGAAATGGTCTGGACATTTAAAGGTATTCGCAAAACTTTAGCTGGACGCGATTTGCCAGGCAAATCGGATAATTTATCCTTGTCATACCGTTTTCAGACCGCCGGTCCGGAAAAACAGAATGTTTTAGGATATTGGCTCGTTGGTAACCCTTCCTTACCTGCTCCTTTTGAGTCGGAAACAAGCCAACCGAAAGATACTGTTCACCGCTTACCTATCCCATTAGAAGCAGTAAGCGACAAAGGAGAACTCAATGTTGTTTATTTGAATATTGAACCTACTAACCTTAGCGTTTTATTCCCCGCATCGGATTTCAAACTGCTTTATACTCAAGGGAGTTATTGGATGAATCTTATAAAGGGATCTTTTAACATTTTGATTCTTGTAACTTTTATCTTTTCGGTAGGGCTTTGTTTCTCATGTATTGTTTCGCATTTGACAGCAGTTCTATCAACTTCTATTTTAATCTTTATGTCTTATCTACACGAGTTTATTGAAATAATGCTTAATTCTATATTCAGAGATGCGCAAGCGCAACAAACTATTGGAATGATTAATCACCTATCTTATCTCGCCCTGAAATTTATCTCTTTTGTTTTGCCTCCTCTTAACGAAGTTTTACCTCATTCCTATATTGGGAACTTTCTTTTGATGCCTTTTTCTTACTTGGTTTTTCTCTTTATAAGAATAATCCTTTTGGGAGTTTTGCCACTATTGGTCGTAGCTATAATCTATCTTTCGCATAAAGAACTGGGAATTCCTAATGAATAGAAAAAATAAAAGTATAGTCATATTCCTAATTGCTCTGTTGTTTTTTTACGCCTGCAGTTATCCGCTTTCTCAGGTTCAACAGAGGTTGCGTTCCATCTTACCTGAAGAAGCTACCTTAAAAAAACTTCCGCCCGAACTGGTTTTTACGACGGTTCTTCTTGGCGGTTTTAGAGGAATTCTTGTAAACCTTTTGTGGTTACGAGCACAGCAATTGCAGGACGATGGTAAATACTTTGAGCTTGTCCAACTCTCCGATTGGATAGGGCTTCTTCAACCTTATCTTCCGACAGTTTGGAGATTCAATGCGTGGAATCTTTCGTATAACATTTCGGTAGAATTCCCTACAGGGGAAGAAAGATGGAACTGGATATATCAGGGAATTAAACTATTAAGAGACAAAGGGTTGAAATATACCCCCGATTCTGCGGAAATTTATCAAGAACTTGCGTGGATACAATATCACAAAATTTCCGACACTTCAGATGAATTTAACGCATATTACAAAAAAATGTGGGCACAGATAATGGGAGATGCTTTTAGTGATATAACTCTGGAAGAAATGGTCTTAAACTCTTCTTATGAAGAATTGCTAAAAGATAAAAGTATAGAAACAATAATATCTTCTTTTTCAGCAAATCAACTGGATGTTCTCAAAGATTGGGAACAAATTTCTAAAGAAAATTTTTCTACTCTACCGGAAAATTTAAGAGAACTTACTAAAGGTCCTTCCTTCAGAAAAATAGAAGCATACTTAAGAGGGAAAAGATTACGGGAAGAATTTAAACTTGACCCGGAATTCATGCTGGAACTAGAAAAGAAATACTTCCCTATAAATTGGAAATCACCGGCCGCACATTCTTTATATTGGATAGAAGAAGGCAAGAGAAAAAGCAAGGATATGAAGGAATTGGATTACTATAGAATGGTTTATTCTTCTCTGGGGCATCTTTGGAAATGGGGAAACGTCAGCATAAAGAAGATACCTGCCCGCCAACCTGCCCGACAAGATTTGGCAGGCGGGGATTTGGCAGGCGGGAATGACGAAGAAGTGCTGATTCTTTCCCCTGATTTTAAAGTTGTTTATGTGTTAAACACTTATTATGAAGATGCTATCCAACAATTGGAAGAAGCAGGAGAACCAACCGTAGGCATAAAGAGTGCTCACCGTTACTTTTTAAGTGAGGTTGTTGTTATGGCATATACAATGAATGATATACAATTCGCGCAAAAGTATTATATTTACTTAAGAGATAAATATCCCGGAGAAATAGCCAATCTTTCGTTCCCGGACTATGTTGCTTCTAAATTTATGGAAAAATTAGATTTTATGGAGACATCTATCCCTAATATGACAGATGTTCTGTTTGGGATTATGCATCAAAGTTATTGGGCGCTTGCAGCAGGAGAAGACGAACGTTATGCAGGTTTGCAATCTTTAGCTAAATCAGTCTACGAAAGAACAGCAAAAGGCGTTTCGCGTTTCCAAAAACTTTTCCCCACTTTTAATGCTTTACAAAGATCCAGCTTAGAATCTTCTCTTCCAATAATGCCTCCTGCAATTGCTTCATCACTTCGCAATCGTTTAGGAATACCTGAACCTTCCGAAATAGAAGAGACAAAAGACTAAAGACCGTAGTTGCCGATTCATCGGCAAGACAAAAAGCCCATAAATGGGCAACTACAAAATAAAGACCATAGACAATAGACTAAATAATATCAAATATTAAAATTATCCCCTGCAATCTGAAAGATTGCGGGGATTTAATCCCGGGAATTCTTCGAATTCCAAGGGACATATCAAAATCCAAAATTTTACATTGTCATCTTGCTTTTTGCATTTTTATCTTTGATTTATCCGCAATATTTCCATTTGCTACTTAATAAAAAAGAGAAAAACATAAAAGCCCCACTAATACTTTACTTTTACCATGTCATTCTAACTCTATAACTTATCTTTACTTCTTTATCCTTAGGGACGTTGACGGTGTATTTTAAGGTATGCGCTTCTATTTTCTCGTATGTATGAGAACTCTTTAATACAACCCAGTCACCGGGAATTGGCTCAATAACCTGAACCTGTGCATCTTCTTCCTTATGATTGCGGATAGATATTTCCCACTCTGCTTCATAAACATTACGGGCAATTTTCTTCCAATCCATCTGTGTTCTCTCTCCCACAACATCAAATGCCTCGCCCATCTTTATCTTTATTGTTTCGTCTTTTGGTGTGTGGTCAATTTTGTCTTCTCCTACAAACTGCAGTCTTCCTTCGTGGTCTTCCTTGTAAACTCTTACTATCCCCTTGGGAAAAGGCATACCTAAATTGTTTTCCTTCTTATTTGCAATATCAATATAAACGCCGACTTTTTGGTTGGAAATCGGCTTTCCGTAGCTATTGCGATAATAATATTCCGCGCCATAGAAGATTAAATTTTTCTTTACGGGAATATCGGATGCTTCCAGTAAACTTATCTGTTTAGTTTGGTTTTCTTTGATGGTTGATTTTCTTCCCAAAGTATATATATGATATTCAAAGAATGCTTTTTCTGCAAATCCCATTTCAGACTCTGATACAGCAGCCATCTTATACATACGGTCATATCTAAGTTTGGGTTCTGTAACTCTATTTACATCTCCTGCTATCAACTGAATAGTGGCATCTTTATAACCGGCTCCGCTTTTATTATCTATAGTAACCCAGCCGGTTAAGTCACTCTTGGTATCATCTTTATTAAGGATTGCAACATAATCTGCTTTCCATCCTATACCATCCGTCAAATATGAAGCTTCTACTTTTTGTCTTCTTCTTAGGGTATTATTAAGCATCCATACAAGAGTCGGCTTGGCAATTAAATTTTCAGGTATTCTCGGCAAAATAACTCTTCCACCGGGATTTATATGAATCTCATTATCAATTTTATAAATATGACCCTGATTAGTGCTCAAAAGAGTGGCATCTAATATTTTTTCTTCGCCCGTGTAATAATTTTTATCTATCAGCTTAACTTTTTCTCCTACATATTTATCCAAAAGTTTAGCCGGGTTTAGTAAATCGTATTCATAATTCTGCTCCAGAACAGATAAACTATCGGGCTCAATAAGCGATTTTATATGAACAGTTGTCGGATTTATCCGCTGAGCTACATCCATAAACTGAAGCTCGGATATGCCTCTTGTTAAATATATCTGTCTGATATCCTTAACCAATCCTAAGTTGTTGTTATATATGGTTATATATATCTGTTCTTGGTCATCAATCGTGCTTTTTGCCGGCTCTGCGGCAAAACAAGCTCCGGCAACAACTAAACTCATCGCTAGAACAAACATTATTCGTTTCATCTTTTTACCCTCCTTTATAGGACTAAATTAATTCGCATATCATATTTTTAGACAACAAATAAAATAAAAAGTTCCAGATTTTTTTAAATATTATTTAGAAGGTATGAGTTTTACGCGTATTTGAAGAGTATCTCCCGCCATTTTAATGATGGAAGGACGAGGTTTTTGAAATTCAACCAATTCGTTTAAACTTTTTAATAAATTACTATACTTATCTTTGTCAATCTCCGCAGAAATGACTTGAGTTTCGGTTTCGCTATATTTTACTGATAAAATATTTCCCCCGAAAGACCTTATAAGGTTTTCAATTCCAGGAGCTATTACAACGCTGTTTTCTTTATCCATCATTGCTTCGGAGTTGTCTGCTTCTCTGAGCTTTCCTCCCTCTAATACGTCTTTATCTTTGCCTGTCAAGTCAATCGATTTCATTCGGAGGCTTGCAGGTTGCATACTGCTATAAGCTCCAATATCTTGTGTATCGGATTTTATTAAAAGCACCAACTCAATAGGTTTTGCCACTGAAACAGTTGATGAGATAGTTTTTTCTTTTTCCATTGCTAAAGATAAAGGAACTTGATTTCCTTTTATTATTTCGGAAGAAGACTTGTCTTCTTCTCTCTTCTCTAATGCAAGTTGTTTGGCTTCTTTGTCCATAAGTTTTTCTGTAACTATTTTTTCTTGAGATGACGGTATAACAGTTGTCATTTCTTCAGATGGTTGTATTATCTTTACAATGTAAACAACCAATAGTAGTATTGCTAAAGCACCTGCAAATTTAAATGACAGTTTTATTTTGAAAGGCATAAATACTTTTTGTTTTGTATCTTTAAATTCGGGTACTGGTTCAAAATTAGGTTGTTCCTGCGGTTTTGGATTTTCGTTTTCTAGTTTTCCATCCAAACTCTCAATAAAATTCTTGGGAGCTTCTATTTTCTCAAGAGAGCTGATTTTCTCCAGATATGTTTTTAATGAAGAAAGTTCTTCAGCGCAACTATTGCAGGTTAGAAGATGTTCTTCTACAGATTTTTTTAACTGTTCATCAAGAACATTGTCAATATACTCAGACAAAAGCTCCTTAACTTTTATGCATTCCATTTAAATTAACCCCTTTAGTTTTTCTTTAAGTGTACCTCTTGCCCTTGAAATTTTTGATTTTACTGTGCCGAGTTCATTATCCGTTATATCTGCTATTTCCTCGTAAGAAAATCCTTCTATATCGCGAAGCACAATAACCTCTTTTTGTTCATCGGGCAAAGAATCTATCGCAGATTGAATTAATGCTTCCGTCTCTTTTTTATCTAAAAGCGTAACGGGAGACAATGATTGGTCCGCAATTTCACCCGTATACGAATTGTTATTCAGTTCTTTATTCTCCCCGATTTTAAAAGTTTGCATTTTGTTTCTATATTCCGCCGATTTCAACCTATTTTTACAGGTGTTTACTGTTATTCTATAAAGCCATGTTGAAAAGGACGACTGAAATTCAAACCCATTCAAAGACCGGTAAACTTTTATGAAGGTTTCTTGAGCACAGTCATTTGCTTCTTCATAGTTGCTCATAAATCTGTAGCACAGATTGAAAACCCTATTCATATGTCCAAGCAACAACCTATCAAATGCCTTTTTGTCTCCCGATTGAAAAGCCTTAATTAAAACTTCATCGTCCTCGAATAATCTACCTTGCTTGTTTATCTCTTCAATCATTTAGACAATTTTATCCTTTAAAAAGTTCCATTCTTATATGGTTATATTCTCTACTGAATTTTATTATACCTATTTTACTTTGAATTTAAAACGCAAGTATTTAACATTTCGTTTGATGGCTAATCTTTTCTGCTATATAATTGGCGTTGATTGGAGGAAGAAATGAAAAGAATAGGTGTTTTAACTTCAGGGGGTGATGCTCCCGGTATGAACCCTGCTATAAGAGCAGTAGTAAGGACTGCTCTTTGTCTGGGTATGGAAGTCTTCGGCATAAGAGGAGGTTATCGGGGCTTGGCTGAAAATAATCTCTTTCAAATGAATTCAAGAAGTGTAAGCGGAATCATTGATATGGGAGGAACAATTCTCAAAACCATAAGGTTCCCGGAATTTAAAGAAAAGAAAACGAGGGAAAAAGCATATAAAAATTTGAGAGGAAACAGAATAGAAGGCCTTGCGGTAATAGGCGGAGACGGCTCTGCGCAGGCAGCTAATCTTTTGTCTTCTGAATTCAATTTCCCTGTTGTACTTATACCTGCTTCTATTGATAATGATTTATATGGAACAGATTCAACTATAGGATTTGATACCGCAGTAAATACCGCAGTAGACGCAATAGACAGGATAAGAGACACGGCAACAAGCCACGAACGGACATTTATCGTTGAGGTAATGGGCAGAGAGCATGGCAATCTTGCATTAGAAGTGGGGCTTGCCTGTGGAGCTGAAATTATTCTAATACCTGAAATGACAATAGATTGGGACAAAATTGTCGAGGAATTAGAAAATCAGAAAATACAAGGCAAAGCAAGTT harbors:
- a CDS encoding ABC transporter ATP-binding protein — protein: MDELIKLQGVTKTFKDFWGKPKAVAVKNLSFSVEKGEILGLLGPNGSGKSTTLKLILGLLYPTRGRISVFGKHPGDNVAKQFIGYLPEEDYLYSYLNGRETLDFYGKIFNLPSKTRRERIDFLIDLLGIKAYQRRAVGEYSKGMARRIGLAQALINDPDLLILDEPTSGMDPIGIKEIKDLFLGLKSKGKTMLISTHLLSDIENICDRVGILYQGEFIAIDKVDKLLLPYQNESHRLEKFFLDKVYAARKEREKKKIAAVLKEKEGKSSTKKPDEVDKELLQNLLHKEQ
- a CDS encoding ABC transporter permease subunit: MNKRIIAVAHNAFRYYLFTPTSLAIIIMLLLVPFLCSNLLGDGTAEGKFKVFVTYSFIISSIIFTVVNISFSCSSISGEWKKKTLLTLDVKPIRRWEIILGKWFGMLAINIVLVACFLLSMTFSSMLVSHNLTKSFPGHKNIFMTETELFPAQADELSQGKFLMSFLQMRQNNRKEIYPVLAKGEMVWTFKGIRKTLAGRDLPGKSDNLSLSYRFQTAGPEKQNVLGYWLVGNPSLPAPFESETSQPKDTVHRLPIPLEAVSDKGELNVVYLNIEPTNLSVLFPASDFKLLYTQGSYWMNLIKGSFNILILVTFIFSVGLCFSCIVSHLTAVLSTSILIFMSYLHEFIEIMLNSIFRDAQAQQTIGMINHLSYLALKFISFVLPPLNEVLPHSYIGNFLLMPFSYLVFLFIRIILLGVLPLLVVAIIYLSHKELGIPNE
- a CDS encoding DUF4139 domain-containing protein, with translation MKRIMFVLAMSLVVAGACFAAEPAKSTIDDQEQIYITIYNNNLGLVKDIRQIYLTRGISELQFMDVAQRINPTTVHIKSLIEPDSLSVLEQNYEYDLLNPAKLLDKYVGEKVKLIDKNYYTGEEKILDATLLSTNQGHIYKIDNEIHINPGGRVILPRIPENLIAKPTLVWMLNNTLRRRQKVEASYLTDGIGWKADYVAILNKDDTKSDLTGWVTIDNKSGAGYKDATIQLIAGDVNRVTEPKLRYDRMYKMAAVSESEMGFAEKAFFEYHIYTLGRKSTIKENQTKQISLLEASDIPVKKNLIFYGAEYYYRNSYGKPISNQKVGVYIDIANKKENNLGMPFPKGIVRVYKEDHEGRLQFVGEDKIDHTPKDETIKIKMGEAFDVVGERTQMDWKKIARNVYEAEWEISIRNHKEEDAQVQVIEPIPGDWVVLKSSHTYEKIEAHTLKYTVNVPKDKEVKISYRVRMTW
- a CDS encoding zf-HC2 domain-containing protein, with protein sequence MECIKVKELLSEYIDNVLDEQLKKSVEEHLLTCNSCAEELSSLKTYLEKISSLEKIEAPKNFIESLDGKLENENPKPQEQPNFEPVPEFKDTKQKVFMPFKIKLSFKFAGALAILLLVVYIVKIIQPSEEMTTVIPSSQEKIVTEKLMDKEAKQLALEKREEDKSSSEIIKGNQVPLSLAMEKEKTISSTVSVAKPIELVLLIKSDTQDIGAYSSMQPASLRMKSIDLTGKDKDVLEGGKLREADNSEAMMDKENSVVIAPGIENLIRSFGGNILSVKYSETETQVISAEIDKDKYSNLLKSLNELVEFQKPRPSIIKMAGDTLQIRVKLIPSK
- a CDS encoding sigma-70 family RNA polymerase sigma factor — encoded protein: MIEEINKQGRLFEDDEVLIKAFQSGDKKAFDRLLLGHMNRVFNLCYRFMSNYEEANDCAQETFIKVYRSLNGFEFQSSFSTWLYRITVNTCKNRLKSAEYRNKMQTFKIGENKELNNNSYTGEIADQSLSPVTLLDKKETEALIQSAIDSLPDEQKEVIVLRDIEGFSYEEIADITDNELGTVKSKISRARGTLKEKLKGLI
- the pfkA gene encoding 6-phosphofructokinase, with protein sequence MEEEMKRIGVLTSGGDAPGMNPAIRAVVRTALCLGMEVFGIRGGYRGLAENNLFQMNSRSVSGIIDMGGTILKTIRFPEFKEKKTREKAYKNLRGNRIEGLAVIGGDGSAQAANLLSSEFNFPVVLIPASIDNDLYGTDSTIGFDTAVNTAVDAIDRIRDTATSHERTFIVEVMGREHGNLALEVGLACGAEIILIPEMTIDWDKIVEELENQKIQGKASSLIVLAEGAGKAREAAQHLQEKLPKREIRVSVLGYIQRGGKPTSATRNLATKFGVEAVKMLNEGHHGSMVGLKGVEIVRVPLSEVISQSKSLPLENLDIVRLMDI